In a single window of the Lasioglossum baleicum chromosome 10, iyLasBale1, whole genome shotgun sequence genome:
- the Tmod gene encoding tropomodulin isoform X4 codes for MATTEIFQDWDSPHETISSMTRTSTTRKTTTTTRRETSASTKTTTMTTAAKLYGKDLSEYDDVDVDDLLAQLTPEEINMLAKEVDPDDSFMPPSQRCSYECDKTPTGPLNRKKLIEHINKQALETPDIPELKPFVPGVIRGKKWIPPPQETVKEKEVDEQIAIDLGEEYEQALSNASQEEIIDLAAILGFHSMMNQDQYHASLLNSGQPVGLGWDGVTKASQPKPYPMDPPNDTDVDATIKQVREDDASLTELNWNNIKNISDEKFIQLFEGLEMNTHLESLSLTNVGVTDKTAQRLAEALEKNSTLRVLNVETNFISPSVIVRLIRALLKTKSIEEFRCSNQRSQVLGNKIEMEITQLVEQNPTLLRLGLHLEFNDARHRVAAHLQRNIDRIRKDLTLRLQFRFFNMNHRKRALIQ; via the exons ACATCCGCATCGACCAAGACTACCACCATGACCACCGCAGCCAAGTTGTACGGGAAGGATTTGAGCGAGTATGACGATGTGGACGTGGATGATCTGCTGGCACAGCTTACTCCGGAAGAGATCAATATGCTGGCCAAGGAGGTGGACCCAGAT GACAGCTTCATGCCGCCGTCCCAACGTTGCAGTTACGAATGCGACAAGACTCCCACAGGCCCCCTCAACAGGAAGAAACTTATCGAGCACATCAACAAACAAGCTTTGGAGACACCTGATATACCGGAGTTGAAGCCATTCGTACCTGGTGTTATTAGAGGCAAAAAG TGGATTCCTCCTCCTCAAGAAACCGTGAAAGAGAAGGAAGTGGACGAACAGATTGCCATCGATCTTGGAGAAGAGTACGAACAAGCTCTGTCCAATGCTAgtcaagaagaaatcatcgatctTGCTG CTATCCTCGGATTCCATTCCATGATGAATCAGGACCAGTACCATGCTTCCTTGCTGAATTCTGGTCAGCCTGTTGGCCTGGGTTGGGACGGCGTTACAAAAGCTAGTCAACCGAAACCCTACCCGATGGATCCACCTAACGACACCGACGTCGATGCCACGATCAAACAAGTTCGAGAAGATGACGCATCGTTGACTGAACTAAACTGGAATAACATTAAA AATATATCTGACGAAAAGTTTATCCAACTATTCGAAGGACTGGAGATGAATACGCATCTCGAATCTTTAAGTTTAACAAACGTGGGAGTCACCGATAAGACTGCGCAGAGGTTGGCGGAAGCCTTGGAGAAGAATTCTACCCTCAGAGTACTCAA CGTGGAAACGAACTTTATAAGCCCATCTGTGATAGTGAGGCTCATTAGAGCTCTCCTGAAAACAAAATCAATAGAAGAATTTCGGTGTTCGAATCAG AGGTCACAAGTGTTGGGAAATAAAATCGAAATGGAGATCACTCAGTTGGTGGAACAGAATCCGACGTTGCTTCGACTTGGACTTCACTTGGAGTTCAACGATGCTAGACATCGCGTGGCCGCACACTTGCAACGCAACATTGATAGGA TACGGAAAGACCTAACGCTGCGGCTACAGTTCCGATTCTTTAACATGAACCACAGGAAACGTGCCTTGATTCAATGA
- the Tmod gene encoding tropomodulin isoform X5, with product MTTAAKLYGKDLSEYDDVDVDDLLAQLTPEEINMLAKEVDPDDSFMPPSQRCSYECDKTPTGPLNRKKLIEHINKQALETPDIPELKPFVPGVIRGKKWIPPPQETVKEKEVDEQIAIDLGEEYEQALSNASQEEIIDLAAILGFHSMMNQDQYHASLLNSGQPVGLGWDGVTKASQPKPYPMDPPNDTDVDATIKQVREDDASLTELNWNNIKNISDEKFIQLFEGLEMNTHLESLSLTNVGVTDKTAQRLAEALEKNSTLRVLNVETNFISPSVIVRLIRALLKTKSIEEFRCSNQRSQVLGNKIEMEITQLVEQNPTLLRLGLHLEFNDARHRVAAHLQRNIDRIRKDLTLRLQFRFFNMNHRKRALIQ from the exons ATGACCACCGCAGCCAAGTTGTACGGGAAGGATTTGAGCGAGTATGACGATGTGGACGTGGATGATCTGCTGGCACAGCTTACTCCGGAAGAGATCAATATGCTGGCCAAGGAGGTGGACCCAGAT GACAGCTTCATGCCGCCGTCCCAACGTTGCAGTTACGAATGCGACAAGACTCCCACAGGCCCCCTCAACAGGAAGAAACTTATCGAGCACATCAACAAACAAGCTTTGGAGACACCTGATATACCGGAGTTGAAGCCATTCGTACCTGGTGTTATTAGAGGCAAAAAG TGGATTCCTCCTCCTCAAGAAACCGTGAAAGAGAAGGAAGTGGACGAACAGATTGCCATCGATCTTGGAGAAGAGTACGAACAAGCTCTGTCCAATGCTAgtcaagaagaaatcatcgatctTGCTG CTATCCTCGGATTCCATTCCATGATGAATCAGGACCAGTACCATGCTTCCTTGCTGAATTCTGGTCAGCCTGTTGGCCTGGGTTGGGACGGCGTTACAAAAGCTAGTCAACCGAAACCCTACCCGATGGATCCACCTAACGACACCGACGTCGATGCCACGATCAAACAAGTTCGAGAAGATGACGCATCGTTGACTGAACTAAACTGGAATAACATTAAA AATATATCTGACGAAAAGTTTATCCAACTATTCGAAGGACTGGAGATGAATACGCATCTCGAATCTTTAAGTTTAACAAACGTGGGAGTCACCGATAAGACTGCGCAGAGGTTGGCGGAAGCCTTGGAGAAGAATTCTACCCTCAGAGTACTCAA CGTGGAAACGAACTTTATAAGCCCATCTGTGATAGTGAGGCTCATTAGAGCTCTCCTGAAAACAAAATCAATAGAAGAATTTCGGTGTTCGAATCAG AGGTCACAAGTGTTGGGAAATAAAATCGAAATGGAGATCACTCAGTTGGTGGAACAGAATCCGACGTTGCTTCGACTTGGACTTCACTTGGAGTTCAACGATGCTAGACATCGCGTGGCCGCACACTTGCAACGCAACATTGATAGGA TACGGAAAGACCTAACGCTGCGGCTACAGTTCCGATTCTTTAACATGAACCACAGGAAACGTGCCTTGATTCAATGA